From a region of the Vicinamibacteria bacterium genome:
- a CDS encoding transglycosylase domain-containing protein, giving the protein MAERLRSAWSHRFVRLAAPCLVLLPLLPAAGFVQHLYFDRSGLPDLGPFIRFEPPTIGEVYDGRGKVLIELAREYRRVVSYAEVPLILRQAILAAEDKNFLSHSGVDYGSLPRVVQKTATQALATWWRGGAGSRLLFPQGGSTLTQQLVRGYFLQDLTSRENGDALSRGGLTPWLLSAALGVKATNRLLRKLEEVRLTLWLEEEMRRRYGSQERAKQEIFARYASFVYLGNGRYGFAAGSEYYFGKRLSSYTPQDAGNAALLAGIGKSPRDYAPVPGDRRPLRRRNQILALMARNGYIPEGLARRCQAEPVRVSAHTVAKTQAPAAIENVFDELNQHGGSRFSVEDLFQGRIAVRSTVDERVQNIVNEGLENGLALYEKRHPRAKGLIQGSVVVLRNADAAILAEAGGRQVYNDRYTSYSDYNRVTGSLRQPGSAMKPLVYLAAFRQGLDLDTTVPDEPIGVPMGSDDDVKWIANYDNRFKGPIPARQALAESRNAVAVWITREIGIANVIRTARELGIRSPLQPYASTALGASEVRLLELAGAYRAMASGILAEPHVIHRVTDASGGVLYEASRSARAIASAELSLIQEGLRGVVRLPDGTAHSLDTRDFPIPVMGKTGTTSDFRDALFVGSTYGPQGITVAVRIGFDDNRALGEKETGGRTALPVFREIMLRVYKDQLVGPVPQFPRDIEERIDGYLARQAELATGEE; this is encoded by the coding sequence GTGGCCGAGCGGCTCCGGTCCGCGTGGTCGCACCGCTTCGTGCGGCTCGCCGCCCCGTGCCTCGTGCTCCTCCCGCTCCTTCCGGCGGCGGGATTTGTTCAACACCTCTACTTCGACCGGAGTGGCCTCCCCGATCTCGGGCCTTTCATCCGTTTCGAGCCCCCCACGATCGGCGAGGTCTACGACGGCCGGGGCAAGGTGCTGATCGAGCTGGCACGGGAGTACCGCCGGGTAGTCTCCTACGCCGAGGTGCCCCTCATCCTGCGCCAGGCCATCCTGGCCGCCGAGGACAAGAACTTCCTCTCCCACTCAGGCGTGGACTACGGCTCTCTGCCGCGGGTGGTCCAGAAGACGGCGACGCAGGCCCTGGCCACCTGGTGGAGGGGCGGCGCGGGGTCCCGGCTGCTCTTTCCCCAGGGTGGTTCAACCCTCACGCAGCAGCTCGTCCGCGGCTACTTCCTCCAGGACCTGACCAGCCGTGAGAACGGTGACGCGCTGTCCCGCGGCGGCCTGACCCCGTGGCTCCTCTCCGCGGCCCTGGGGGTTAAGGCCACGAACAGACTTCTCCGGAAGCTGGAGGAGGTACGCCTGACGCTCTGGCTCGAGGAGGAGATGCGCCGGCGCTACGGATCGCAGGAGCGGGCCAAGCAGGAAATCTTCGCCCGCTACGCCAGCTTCGTCTATCTCGGCAACGGCCGCTACGGCTTCGCCGCCGGCTCCGAGTATTACTTCGGTAAGCGCCTGTCGAGCTACACGCCCCAGGACGCGGGGAATGCGGCTCTGCTGGCGGGAATCGGCAAGTCGCCCCGGGACTATGCGCCGGTGCCGGGCGATCGACGGCCCCTGCGCCGCCGCAACCAGATCCTGGCCCTGATGGCGCGCAACGGCTACATTCCCGAGGGCCTCGCGAGGCGCTGCCAGGCCGAGCCGGTCCGCGTGTCGGCGCACACCGTGGCCAAGACCCAGGCCCCGGCCGCGATCGAGAACGTCTTCGACGAGCTGAACCAGCACGGTGGGAGCCGCTTTAGCGTCGAGGACCTGTTCCAGGGGCGGATCGCGGTCCGCTCCACGGTAGACGAGCGCGTGCAGAACATCGTCAACGAAGGCCTGGAGAACGGTCTCGCCCTGTACGAAAAGCGACACCCCAGGGCGAAGGGCTTGATTCAGGGCTCGGTCGTGGTGCTCCGCAACGCGGACGCCGCGATCCTGGCCGAGGCGGGCGGACGGCAGGTCTACAACGACCGCTACACGAGCTACTCCGATTACAACCGCGTCACGGGCTCGCTGCGGCAACCGGGCTCGGCGATGAAGCCCCTCGTGTATCTGGCCGCGTTCCGCCAGGGCCTGGACCTCGACACCACGGTGCCCGACGAGCCCATCGGCGTGCCCATGGGCTCGGACGATGACGTCAAGTGGATCGCCAACTACGACAACCGGTTCAAGGGCCCGATCCCGGCTCGCCAGGCCCTGGCCGAGTCCCGCAATGCGGTAGCCGTCTGGATCACCCGCGAGATCGGCATAGCCAACGTGATCCGGACCGCCCGGGAGCTGGGGATCCGCAGCCCGCTGCAGCCCTACGCCAGCACGGCGCTCGGGGCGTCAGAAGTGCGGCTCCTGGAGCTCGCGGGCGCCTATCGCGCCATGGCTTCGGGGATCCTGGCTGAGCCGCACGTCATCCATCGCGTGACGGACGCCTCTGGCGGCGTGCTCTACGAAGCATCCAGGTCAGCGCGGGCGATAGCCTCCGCTGAGCTGAGCCTGATCCAGGAGGGGTTGCGCGGCGTGGTCCGCCTCCCGGACGGCACCGCTCACTCCCTCGACACCCGGGACTTCCCGATCCCGGTGATGGGCAAGACCGGAACGACGAGCGACTTCCGCGACGCTCTGTTCGTCGGCTCCACCTACGGGCCCCAGGGGATCACGGTTGCGGTCCGGATCGGGTTCGATGACAACCGGGCCCTGGGGGAAAAGGAGACCGGGGGCCGCACTGCGTTGCCGGTTTTCAGGGAGATAATGCTCCGCGTCTACAAGGACCAGCTCGTGGGGCCGGTACCGCAGTTCCCCCGTGACATCGAGGAAAGGATCGACGGGTACCTGGCGAGGCAAGCCGAGCTGGCCACGGGCGAGGAGTAG
- a CDS encoding ATP-binding protein translates to MAELEETLRAIRSGEVDALVVETNGEDRVFTLKSADHAYRLIVEQMQMGAATLSEDGVVLYCNPFLAALLDVPEEAILGTWLSRFLDGPGVASLTGLLQAAGSGFSRGEVSFRRGGGLVLTQVSFTLLPLEGARVFCLIVTDLTDRKRREDERAQLEREQVARASAEEANRTAQDEIDRRKRVEESLRTAHEQLSTVLASITDAYLVIDHDWRLLATNSVAESMIFQRPASELLGRVVWPTYPEGADPEFQRQCQRAVDDGQAVHFEARSEVAGRWFEAHAYPREDRLEIYLRDITERRRAEEERAALLERERLARADAEAANRLKDEFLATLSHELRSPLHAIVAWSHLLREPGSDPGTVSRAVEAIHRNAQAQAQLVSDILDVSRIITGQFRISRSPVGLAELIESAVDTVRLAAEARGIQLNLAIDPAAGAVLGDASRLQQVIWNLLSNAIRFAPVGGQVEVRVEAAGSCIELSVTDDGPGIDPAFLPYIFDRFRQADASSTRRHAGLGLGLAIVRHLVELHGGTVEARNREGRSGAVFIVRLQRGQGVSIDTTPAEGRAPTKAGPEEAQAAPSLAGVSVLVVDDEEDTREAMAIGLGRYGARVATSSCVREALDALERERPHVLVADIGMPGEDGYALLQRVRALPAERGGATPAIALTAYASAQDRLDALRTGFQMHVPKPVTPGELAIVVARVMAPAGPRATSR, encoded by the coding sequence GTGGCTGAGTTGGAAGAGACCCTGCGCGCGATCCGCAGCGGCGAAGTGGACGCGCTGGTCGTGGAGACTAACGGGGAAGACCGGGTCTTCACGCTAAAGAGCGCGGACCATGCCTACCGCCTAATTGTGGAGCAGATGCAGATGGGCGCGGCCACGCTGTCCGAGGATGGAGTCGTGCTCTACTGCAACCCGTTTCTGGCGGCGCTGCTGGATGTGCCCGAGGAGGCGATCCTGGGCACGTGGCTGTCGCGCTTCCTCGACGGGCCGGGGGTGGCCTCCCTGACCGGGCTGCTGCAGGCCGCCGGGAGCGGGTTCAGCCGCGGCGAGGTCTCGTTCCGGAGGGGCGGAGGTTTGGTCCTCACCCAGGTCTCCTTCACCCTGCTGCCCCTCGAGGGCGCGCGTGTCTTCTGCTTGATCGTCACGGACCTGACGGACCGCAAGCGCCGGGAGGACGAGCGAGCGCAGCTCGAGCGCGAGCAGGTGGCACGGGCGTCGGCGGAAGAGGCGAACAGAACCGCGCAGGACGAAATCGACCGGCGCAAGCGCGTCGAGGAGTCGCTGCGCACGGCCCACGAGCAGCTGAGCACGGTGCTCGCGAGCATCACGGATGCGTATTTGGTCATAGACCACGATTGGCGCCTGCTCGCGACGAACTCCGTCGCCGAGAGTATGATCTTTCAGCGGCCGGCGTCGGAGCTGCTCGGGAGGGTTGTCTGGCCAACCTACCCGGAAGGCGCCGACCCCGAGTTCCAGCGGCAGTGTCAGCGGGCGGTGGACGATGGCCAAGCAGTGCATTTCGAGGCGCGGTCCGAGGTCGCGGGCCGCTGGTTCGAGGCCCACGCCTACCCTCGGGAGGATCGGCTTGAGATATACCTTCGCGACATCACCGAGCGCCGGCGGGCGGAGGAGGAGCGGGCCGCGCTCCTGGAACGCGAGCGTCTCGCGCGGGCCGACGCGGAAGCAGCCAATCGGCTGAAGGACGAGTTCCTGGCCACCCTGTCCCACGAGCTGCGCTCGCCGCTCCACGCCATCGTGGCCTGGTCGCACCTCCTGCGTGAGCCGGGCTCGGATCCCGGCACCGTGAGCCGAGCGGTCGAAGCGATCCATCGCAATGCCCAAGCCCAGGCCCAGCTCGTCTCCGACATACTAGATGTCTCGCGGATCATAACTGGCCAGTTCCGCATTAGCCGGAGTCCGGTGGGGCTGGCCGAGCTAATCGAATCGGCCGTGGACACCGTTCGGCTGGCTGCGGAGGCCAGGGGTATTCAGCTCAATCTGGCGATCGACCCTGCGGCCGGCGCCGTGTTGGGTGACGCGAGCCGGCTACAGCAGGTGATCTGGAACCTGCTGTCTAACGCCATCAGGTTCGCGCCCGTGGGGGGGCAGGTAGAGGTGCGGGTGGAGGCAGCCGGCTCTTGCATCGAGCTCTCGGTCACGGACGACGGCCCCGGGATCGATCCCGCGTTCCTGCCCTACATCTTCGACCGCTTCCGGCAGGCCGACGCATCGAGCACCCGGCGGCACGCCGGACTGGGTCTCGGGTTGGCCATCGTGCGGCATTTGGTAGAGCTGCATGGCGGGACGGTCGAGGCGCGGAATCGCGAGGGGCGGTCGGGTGCGGTGTTCATCGTCAGACTGCAACGGGGGCAAGGGGTCTCGATCGACACGACGCCAGCCGAGGGGAGGGCGCCGACCAAGGCGGGCCCGGAAGAGGCGCAGGCCGCACCATCGCTCGCGGGCGTGAGCGTGCTGGTGGTGGACGACGAGGAAGATACCCGGGAGGCGATGGCCATCGGCCTGGGGCGCTACGGTGCTCGTGTGGCCACCTCCTCCTGCGTCCGCGAGGCCCTCGACGCCCTGGAGCGGGAGCGCCCCCACGTGTTGGTGGCCGACATCGGCATGCCGGGCGAGGACGGTTATGCTCTCTTGCAGAGGGTGCGGGCGCTGCCCGCCGAGCGCGGCGGCGCGACGCCGGCCATCGCGCTCACGGCCTACGCCAGCGCTCAGGATCGGCTGGACGCGCTGCGGACCGGATTCCAGATGCACGTCCCCAAGCCGGTGACGCCAGGCGAGCTGGCCATCGTGGTAGCCAGAGTAATGGCGCCAGCCGGGCCTCGGGCTACCTCGCGCTGA
- a CDS encoding circadian clock KaiB family protein translates to MTQKAERSAKAKLESATAARRYELKLYVAGATAASLRAIANIKAICEQYLKGRYDLKVVDVYDRPAMLRVDQIVAVPTLIKKLPPPMRCLVGDLSRTERVLRGLDLVARTP, encoded by the coding sequence ATGACGCAGAAGGCGGAGCGCTCCGCGAAAGCCAAGCTGGAGTCGGCGACGGCGGCCCGCCGCTACGAGCTGAAGTTGTACGTGGCGGGTGCCACCGCCGCGTCGCTTCGCGCGATCGCTAACATCAAGGCCATCTGCGAGCAATACCTGAAGGGTCGGTACGACTTGAAGGTCGTGGATGTCTACGACCGGCCGGCGATGCTGCGCGTCGACCAGATCGTGGCGGTCCCGACGCTCATCAAGAAGCTTCCCCCTCCGATGCGGTGCCTGGTAGGCGATCTCTCGAGGACGGAGCGGGTGCTCAGGGGACTGGACCTCGTAGCGCGCACCCCCTAG
- a CDS encoding circadian clock KaiB family protein yields the protein MSRVRAAVAKAKAAERWELRLYTAGQTPRSLAAFANLKRICETHLRGKYRLEVIDLLVNPELARADQIIAIPTLVRKLPPPVKKLIGDLSNTERTLIGMQIVPQG from the coding sequence ATGTCCCGGGTGCGGGCTGCAGTCGCGAAAGCGAAGGCGGCCGAGCGCTGGGAGCTGCGGCTCTACACGGCGGGGCAGACGCCCAGGTCCCTGGCCGCCTTTGCGAACTTGAAGAGGATCTGCGAGACCCACCTGCGCGGCAAGTATCGGCTCGAGGTCATCGACCTGCTGGTTAACCCCGAGCTGGCCCGGGCTGACCAAATCATCGCCATACCAACCCTGGTCCGCAAACTTCCGCCACCAGTGAAGAAGCTCATCGGCGATCTCTCGAACACCGAGCGCACCCTGATCGGCATGCAGATCGTTCCGCAGGGGTAG
- the kaiC gene encoding circadian clock protein KaiC — translation MVKKSATLSTLAKAPSGIQGLDEITGGGLPRGRPTLVCGGAGSGKTLLSIEFLVHGVELGEPGVFMAFEETSEELAENVASLGFDVQRLSAQKKLLIEYVRVERNEIEETGEYNLEGLFIRLGHAIDTAAAKRVVLDTIESLFAGLSNMAVLRAELRRLFRWLKDRGVTAVVTAERAPGGLTRHGLEEFVSDCVILLDHRVTEQVSTRRLRVVKYRGSSHGTNEYPFLIDDDGVSVLPITSLGLHHGASSERVSSGIPSLDAMLGGGYFRGSTILISGTPGTGKTSLASRFAEAVCDRGECCLYFSFEESPGQLSRNMRSIGIDLGRWLKKGLLRLEAARPTIYGLETHLAFMHRAVRESRPAAVVIDPITDFTLTESLADNKAMLMRLIDFLKSEGITVAFTSLTSAGVHPEQTEAAVSSLIDTWIVLRDLERQGRRRRVLCVLKSRGMAHSHDVREFRLTDRGVDLGDDQPPQLKKRPGGPARRGQRA, via the coding sequence GTGGTCAAGAAATCAGCGACTCTCTCGACTCTAGCCAAGGCTCCCAGCGGCATCCAAGGCCTTGACGAGATCACCGGAGGGGGCCTGCCGCGCGGGCGCCCCACCCTCGTCTGCGGCGGCGCCGGCTCCGGCAAGACTCTTCTCTCAATCGAGTTCCTCGTGCACGGCGTGGAGCTGGGCGAGCCGGGTGTGTTCATGGCCTTCGAGGAGACCTCCGAGGAACTGGCCGAGAACGTCGCCTCCCTGGGCTTCGATGTCCAGCGTCTCTCCGCCCAGAAGAAGCTGCTCATCGAGTACGTGCGCGTCGAGCGCAACGAGATCGAGGAGACCGGAGAGTACAACTTGGAAGGGCTCTTCATCCGCCTGGGTCACGCCATCGACACCGCGGCGGCCAAGCGTGTGGTGCTGGACACGATCGAGAGCCTGTTCGCGGGCTTGTCGAACATGGCCGTGCTGCGCGCGGAGCTGCGCCGCCTGTTCCGCTGGCTGAAGGACCGCGGTGTGACGGCCGTCGTCACTGCCGAGCGTGCGCCAGGGGGCCTCACTCGGCACGGGCTCGAGGAATTCGTGTCGGACTGCGTGATCCTGCTCGACCACCGTGTCACGGAGCAGGTATCCACCCGCCGGCTGCGGGTGGTGAAGTATCGCGGATCCAGCCACGGCACAAACGAGTATCCCTTCCTGATCGACGACGACGGCGTCTCCGTTCTACCGATCACCTCGCTGGGGCTACACCACGGAGCGTCTTCGGAGCGGGTGTCCAGCGGCATACCATCGCTGGACGCGATGCTGGGAGGCGGCTATTTCCGGGGAAGCACCATCCTAATCTCGGGGACACCAGGTACCGGGAAGACCAGCCTGGCCTCCCGCTTCGCGGAAGCCGTCTGCGACCGAGGCGAGTGTTGCCTGTATTTCTCGTTCGAGGAATCGCCAGGGCAGCTCTCACGGAATATGCGCTCGATCGGCATCGATCTAGGTCGTTGGCTAAAGAAGGGCCTGCTCCGCCTGGAGGCGGCCCGGCCCACCATCTACGGGCTGGAGACGCACCTGGCCTTTATGCACCGGGCGGTCCGGGAGTCCCGGCCGGCGGCGGTGGTCATCGATCCCATCACCGACTTTACGCTGACCGAGTCGCTGGCCGATAACAAGGCCATGCTCATGCGGCTCATCGACTTTCTCAAGTCGGAGGGCATTACGGTTGCATTCACGAGCCTCACCTCCGCCGGGGTCCACCCGGAGCAGACGGAGGCGGCAGTCTCCTCTCTCATCGATACGTGGATCGTGCTGCGGGACCTAGAACGCCAGGGTCGGCGCCGCCGCGTGCTCTGCGTGCTCAAGTCGCGCGGCATGGCCCACTCGCACGACGTGCGAGAGTTTCGGCTCACGGACCGAGGCGTCGACCTCGGCGACGACCAGCCCCCGCAGCTTAAGAAGCGCCCGGGAGGTCCGGCCCGTAGAGGGCAAAGGGCGTGA